The following proteins are encoded in a genomic region of Hippoglossus hippoglossus isolate fHipHip1 chromosome 3, fHipHip1.pri, whole genome shotgun sequence:
- the lin7c gene encoding protein lin-7 homolog C: MASLGEPVRLERDINRAIELLDKLQRTGEVPPQKLQALQRVLQSEFCNAVREVYEHVYETVDINSSPEVRANATAKATVAAFAASEGHSHPRVVELPKTEEGLGFNIMGGKEQNSPIYISRIIPGGIADRHGGLKRGDQLLSVNGVSVEGEHHEKAVELLKAAQGTVKLVVRYTPKVLEEMESRFEKMRSAKRRQQNNYPQ; the protein is encoded by the exons ATGGCATCGCTCGGGGAGCCTGTGCGGCTGGAAAGAG ACATCAACCGTGCCATTGAACTGCTTGATAAGCTCCAGAGGACGGGGGAAGTGCCCCCCCAGAAGCTGCAGGCGCTGCAGAGGGTCTTACAGAGTGAATTCTGTAACGCTGTCAGAGAA GTGTATGAACATGTGTATGAAACGGTGGACATCAACAGCAGTCCTGAGGTCAGGGCCAACGCAACAGCCAAG GCTACTGTGGCAGCTTTTGCAGCGAGTGAGGGTCACTCACATCCACGTGTGGTGGAACTGCCGAAGACGGAAGAAGGTCTTGGTTTCAACATCATGGGTGGAAAGGAGCAAAATTCCCCTATTTACATCTCACGGATCATCCCAGGAGGCATCGCTGACCGTCATGGCGGCCTGAAGAGAGGCGACCAGCTTCTCTCTGTTAATGGGGTG agtgTTGAAGGCGAGCACCATGAGAAAGCTGTGGAACTCCTCAAAGCAGCTCAGGGCACAGTGAAGCTGGTAGTAAGGTACACCCCCAAAGTCCTCGAGGAAATGGAGTCCCGCTTTGAGAAAATGAGGTCGGCGAAGCGCCGGCAACAGAACAACTATCCCCAGTAG